In Chitinophaga nivalis, a single genomic region encodes these proteins:
- a CDS encoding aldose 1-epimerase, protein MKFEIHNFREAGLDILALVDPQSDTRVEILPAHGALLHAFKVKHHGATLNLLDSYTNEQDLQENIRDSFKNVKLSPFACRIRNATYTWDGQSYQIENTIAPGKALHGFLYDADFTVTAQHADEEKATVTMSYRYEQADAGYPFSYDCEVTYTLYHQLELQVSTTITNRSAATIPVMDGWHPYFSTGTPVDELELTFASNEMVEFDEQLIPTGKLLPYTAFTAGKKLAGVELDNSFMLDFAKAQPMATLLDPVKNIRIEFYPGAHYPVLQIYIPPHRNSIAIENLSGAPDAFNNGLGLVQLAAGENKVFDARIRIVL, encoded by the coding sequence ATGAAATTTGAGATACATAACTTCCGGGAAGCAGGATTGGATATACTCGCACTCGTTGATCCACAAAGTGATACCAGGGTAGAAATTTTACCGGCACATGGCGCCCTGCTGCATGCTTTTAAAGTAAAACATCACGGCGCAACACTGAACCTGCTGGATAGCTATACCAATGAGCAGGACTTACAGGAAAACATCCGGGACAGTTTTAAAAATGTAAAACTCAGTCCTTTTGCCTGCCGCATCAGGAATGCTACTTATACCTGGGATGGACAATCCTACCAGATAGAAAATACAATAGCGCCGGGAAAAGCCCTCCATGGCTTCCTGTACGATGCAGATTTCACAGTTACCGCACAACACGCCGATGAGGAAAAAGCGACAGTGACCATGTCTTATCGCTATGAACAGGCAGATGCAGGTTATCCTTTCAGCTATGATTGTGAGGTCACTTATACTTTATACCATCAGCTGGAACTGCAGGTAAGTACTACCATCACCAACCGCAGTGCGGCCACTATTCCGGTGATGGACGGCTGGCATCCTTATTTTTCCACTGGTACACCGGTAGATGAGCTGGAGCTTACTTTTGCCTCCAATGAAATGGTGGAATTTGATGAACAACTGATACCCACCGGCAAGTTGTTGCCCTACACTGCTTTTACAGCAGGCAAAAAGCTGGCAGGGGTGGAGCTGGATAACTCTTTTATGCTGGACTTCGCAAAAGCACAGCCAATGGCTACTTTGCTGGACCCGGTAAAAAATATCCGGATAGAATTTTATCCGGGCGCCCATTACCCGGTATTACAGATCTATATTCCGCCACACCGCAACAGTATTGCGATAGAAAACCTGAGTGGTGCGCCGGACGCATTTAATAACGGACTGGGGCTGGTACAGCTGGCAGCTGGCGAAAACAAGGTATTTGATGCCCGTATTCGTATTGTCTTGTAA
- a CDS encoding xylulokinase has product MYFIGYDIGSSAIKAALLQADTGSCIAAATSPEREMPIQVQQPGWAEQEPESWWQEVIHATRLLQQQYPFDPAQVKGIGIAYQMHGLVCVDHQQQVLRPAIIWCDSRAVNTGEQALQALGADYCLSHLLNAPGNFTAAKLRWVQENEPPIYERIHRVMLPGDFIAMKLTGEATTTVSGLSEGICWDYLHQQVAHPLLHYFQIDEQLLSPIVPTFGIQGYVTATAAAALGLAPGTPVTYRAGDQPNNAFSLQVMQPGEAAATAGTSGVVYAVHDKNTTDPQSRVNTFVHVNNDITHTRNGVLMCLNGTGIANSWLKNILGDVTYPAMNDIAAAAPPGAGGIQLFPFGNGAERILGNKSIGATVSGLDFNRHNRAHLLRAVQEGIAFGLHYGMGIMREMGLDIHRVRAGHANMFLSPLFCEVFANTTGVSIELFNTDGAQGAARGAAIGAGNITPEQAFRGMHRKAVVEPVAALQAQYRDIYGNWLQRLSALPD; this is encoded by the coding sequence ATGTATTTCATCGGTTATGATATTGGTTCTTCTGCTATCAAAGCAGCCCTGCTGCAGGCGGATACCGGTAGCTGCATAGCCGCTGCCACCAGCCCGGAACGCGAAATGCCCATACAGGTACAACAACCCGGATGGGCAGAACAGGAGCCGGAAAGCTGGTGGCAGGAAGTCATACACGCCACCCGGCTGTTGCAGCAGCAATACCCGTTTGATCCTGCACAGGTAAAAGGCATCGGCATCGCTTATCAGATGCATGGTCTGGTATGTGTAGACCATCAGCAACAGGTGCTGCGCCCGGCCATTATCTGGTGCGACAGCCGGGCGGTAAACACTGGCGAACAAGCCTTGCAGGCATTGGGCGCCGACTACTGTTTATCACATCTGCTGAATGCACCCGGCAACTTCACCGCAGCAAAGCTGCGCTGGGTGCAGGAAAATGAACCACCTATTTATGAACGTATTCACCGGGTCATGTTACCCGGTGATTTTATTGCCATGAAACTTACCGGAGAGGCCACCACCACGGTATCCGGTTTGTCAGAAGGCATCTGCTGGGACTATCTGCATCAGCAGGTAGCACATCCCTTACTGCATTATTTTCAGATAGATGAACAACTGTTATCCCCCATCGTGCCTACGTTTGGGATACAGGGATATGTTACCGCAACGGCTGCCGCCGCACTGGGACTGGCTCCCGGCACACCGGTTACCTACCGGGCCGGCGATCAGCCCAACAATGCCTTCTCCCTGCAGGTAATGCAGCCCGGAGAGGCAGCAGCTACCGCCGGCACTTCCGGAGTGGTATATGCGGTACATGATAAAAATACCACCGACCCGCAAAGCCGGGTCAATACTTTTGTACATGTAAATAATGACATCACACATACCCGCAATGGTGTGCTGATGTGTTTGAACGGAACGGGTATTGCCAACAGCTGGCTTAAAAATATACTGGGAGATGTTACCTATCCGGCTATGAATGACATCGCTGCGGCTGCACCGCCCGGTGCCGGCGGCATACAGCTGTTTCCGTTTGGCAACGGCGCCGAACGGATACTGGGCAATAAAAGTATAGGCGCTACCGTGAGTGGATTGGATTTCAACCGGCATAACCGTGCGCACCTGTTAAGAGCTGTACAGGAAGGCATCGCCTTCGGACTACATTATGGAATGGGGATCATGCGGGAAATGGGATTGGATATACACCGCGTACGGGCAGGTCATGCCAATATGTTTTTGAGTCCTTTATTCTGTGAAGTATTTGCCAATACAACTGGCGTAAGCATTGAATTATTTAATACAGACGGTGCGCAGGGCGCCGCCCGGGGCGCTGCTATCGGCGCCGGGAATATCACGCCGGAACAGGCTTTCCGGGGTATGCACCGGAAAGCGGTAGTAGAACCGGTAGCCGCGTTGCAGGCGCAGTACCGCGATATTTACGGGAACTGGCTGCAAAGACTGTCCGCCCTGCCCGACTAA
- a CDS encoding S1C family serine protease: MSNIIHHYKQQAAMKEDMILLSEIERYLEGEMSGQEKAAFEALRQSNPLINQQVEEHQFLLQQLQSYGDRQNLQAKMDQLHQQLDMPTLRKQAQDATLAAKRLSIRRRTITNLAAAACIALVTSLSTIAVLQNAARNKSTAQYEDVRRVLNNIQRSQTAIINDINRKNRAPVNPGTYGGTGFAVSGNGYIVTNYHVISGADSVYVQNNKGEAFKAISVFEDISSDLAVLKIADSSFKGQPLPYALKPQNAGLGEEVFTMGFPRDEIVYGKGYISAKTGFNGDTTAYQVSIPVNPGNSGAPLLDNKGDVIGIVTGKQTTSDGIAFAVKSAHLKRLLEEMPKSKQTRKDWNHKSHLEGLSRMDQIKKLEEFVYMVKVYN; this comes from the coding sequence TTGAGCAATATAATACATCACTATAAGCAGCAAGCGGCCATGAAAGAAGATATGATCTTATTAAGTGAAATTGAACGTTACCTGGAAGGGGAAATGAGCGGGCAGGAAAAAGCTGCATTCGAAGCATTACGTCAAAGTAACCCGCTGATCAATCAGCAGGTAGAAGAACATCAGTTTTTATTACAGCAACTGCAGTCATACGGTGACAGACAAAACCTGCAGGCCAAAATGGATCAGCTGCACCAGCAACTCGATATGCCTACCCTTCGCAAACAAGCGCAGGACGCTACACTCGCTGCCAAAAGATTATCCATCCGCCGCAGAACCATTACCAACCTGGCTGCTGCCGCCTGTATCGCACTCGTTACCTCGCTGTCTACCATCGCGGTATTACAGAATGCGGCCCGCAACAAATCTACTGCACAATATGAAGATGTAAGAAGGGTCCTGAATAATATTCAACGTTCCCAGACTGCCATCATCAACGATATTAACCGTAAAAACAGAGCACCGGTAAACCCGGGCACCTACGGCGGAACCGGTTTTGCCGTTTCCGGCAACGGGTATATTGTTACCAACTACCACGTCATTTCCGGTGCCGACTCTGTATACGTACAGAATAATAAAGGAGAAGCATTTAAAGCCATCAGTGTATTTGAAGATATTTCCAGTGACCTGGCCGTATTGAAAATCGCGGATTCCTCTTTCAAAGGCCAACCTTTACCTTATGCGCTGAAACCGCAAAACGCCGGACTGGGTGAAGAAGTATTCACCATGGGATTCCCCCGGGATGAAATTGTCTATGGCAAAGGTTACATCAGTGCTAAAACCGGCTTCAACGGCGATACCACGGCCTACCAGGTATCTATTCCGGTAAATCCCGGCAACAGCGGCGCACCGCTGCTGGATAACAAAGGCGATGTAATAGGTATCGTTACCGGCAAACAAACCACTTCTGATGGTATAGCCTTCGCCGTTAAATCAGCACACCTGAAAAGATTGCTGGAAGAAATGCCTAAAAGCAAACAAACCAGAAAAGACTGGAACCACAAAAGCCACCTGGAAGGTTTGAGCAGAATGGATCAGATCAAAAAACTCGAAGAGTTTGTTTATATGGTGAAAGTGTATAACTAA
- a CDS encoding RNA polymerase sigma factor, translating into MKQNQDIEKDRELLLGLAKSDDKSLEIIYSEHFPMVLRMILQHNGSEDDAKDIFQEAIIVLYEKVSKSDFTLSSRLKTFLYSVCRHLWLKKIQRTYGMYALSPEMEEVIPAAEELEEHTTRDQQFRIMEGAMSSMGEPCKTILEDYYLHKKSMQEIAVKFGYTNAENAKNQKYKCLMRLKKLFFEQYNTSL; encoded by the coding sequence GTGAAGCAAAATCAAGACATAGAAAAAGACAGGGAGTTATTGCTGGGATTGGCAAAAAGTGATGATAAATCATTGGAAATCATTTATTCAGAACATTTTCCAATGGTTTTAAGGATGATTCTGCAGCACAATGGCTCGGAAGATGACGCCAAAGATATTTTCCAGGAAGCCATTATAGTACTGTATGAAAAGGTGAGCAAAAGTGATTTTACTTTAAGCAGCAGGCTCAAAACCTTTCTTTATTCGGTTTGCCGCCATCTCTGGTTAAAAAAGATACAACGCACTTACGGCATGTATGCTTTATCACCCGAAATGGAAGAAGTGATACCCGCTGCAGAAGAACTGGAAGAACATACCACCAGGGATCAGCAGTTCCGGATAATGGAAGGCGCCATGAGCAGTATGGGCGAACCTTGTAAAACAATACTGGAAGATTATTATCTGCATAAAAAATCTATGCAGGAAATAGCAGTAAAGTTCGGCTATACCAATGCTGAAAATGCCAAAAATCAGAAATACAAATGTCTGATGCGGCTAAAGAAATTATTTTTTGAGCAATATAATACATCACTATAA
- a CDS encoding carboxypeptidase-like regulatory domain-containing protein, whose protein sequence is MNFLARVIALGSFFCLATVQLLQAQVTVTGMISDSNKLVLPYATVSNITNGKRSLSDQGGFYKISASRNDKLVFTFVGYHPDTLVVTLTTGTLTRNMVMVPAGKFLKGVEITTQYTPYQIDSIERRKQYGYILDLPDTHLAGDNTPVGAGVVFSPITRFSKKEKQKRQFKKNYEQMEREKYIDSRFTPVLVHQVTGLAGDSLQHFMRDNYPDYNLMRTIPNNDLIYWITDRYKAWSGKK, encoded by the coding sequence ATGAATTTTTTAGCGCGTGTTATCGCATTGGGAAGTTTTTTTTGTCTGGCGACCGTACAGTTGTTGCAGGCACAGGTAACTGTTACAGGGATGATTTCTGACAGTAATAAGCTGGTGCTGCCTTACGCTACCGTGAGTAATATCACTAATGGCAAGCGATCTTTGTCTGATCAGGGCGGTTTCTATAAAATATCAGCTTCCCGTAATGACAAGCTGGTATTTACTTTCGTGGGGTACCATCCGGATACGCTGGTAGTAACGCTCACAACGGGTACCCTTACCCGGAATATGGTGATGGTGCCGGCTGGTAAATTCCTGAAAGGCGTGGAAATTACAACGCAGTATACACCTTATCAGATCGACTCTATAGAACGCCGCAAACAATACGGTTATATCCTGGATCTGCCGGATACCCATCTGGCAGGAGATAATACACCGGTAGGAGCGGGTGTTGTATTTAGTCCTATTACGCGTTTCTCCAAGAAAGAAAAACAGAAACGGCAGTTTAAGAAGAATTATGAGCAGATGGAGAGAGAGAAGTATATTGATTCCCGTTTTACACCGGTGTTGGTGCATCAGGTAACCGGGCTGGCAGGCGACTCCCTGCAACATTTTATGCGGGATAATTATCCGGATTATAACCTCATGCGGACGATTCCGAATAATGACCTGATCTATTGGATCACGGATCGTTACAAAGCCTGGTCTGGCAAGAAATAA
- a CDS encoding prephenate dehydratase, translating into MKIAIQGFEGCFHQVAAQEFFGKQTEVESCASFAELIRKVKHQPDVDAGIMAIENSIAGSILPNYTLIKNSGLHITGEIYLQINQHLMTLPGQSMEDIREVHSHPMALLQCMDFLEKYPHIKLVETEDTALSARHVRQKKLKTTAAIAGKLAADIFELEIIAPNIHTNKNNYTRFLAVSRNSVTTPPDANKASVYFQTSHDRGSLAKVLTKIADAGINLSKLQSFPIPAKEWNYYFHADMEFDNPAHFEKGLGEILPLTEHLKVLGIYKKGNTH; encoded by the coding sequence ATGAAAATTGCAATACAAGGGTTTGAAGGATGTTTTCACCAGGTGGCTGCCCAGGAATTTTTCGGTAAACAAACGGAAGTGGAATCCTGCGCCTCCTTTGCTGAGCTGATCCGCAAAGTGAAACATCAACCCGATGTGGATGCAGGTATCATGGCTATCGAAAACTCTATTGCCGGCAGCATTTTACCCAACTACACCCTGATAAAAAATTCAGGACTCCATATTACCGGTGAAATTTACCTGCAGATTAACCAGCATCTGATGACATTACCCGGTCAATCTATGGAAGATATCAGAGAAGTGCATTCGCACCCGATGGCTTTGTTACAGTGCATGGACTTTCTAGAAAAGTATCCGCATATTAAACTGGTTGAAACAGAGGATACTGCATTGAGTGCCAGGCATGTACGTCAGAAAAAACTGAAAACTACCGCTGCTATTGCAGGTAAACTGGCAGCAGATATCTTTGAGTTGGAGATCATCGCTCCCAATATTCACACGAATAAGAATAATTATACCCGGTTTCTGGCAGTTTCCCGTAACAGTGTAACTACCCCACCGGACGCGAACAAAGCATCGGTTTATTTTCAAACCAGTCATGATCGCGGAAGCCTTGCGAAAGTACTTACAAAAATTGCAGACGCCGGAATTAACCTATCCAAGCTGCAATCTTTTCCTATCCCGGCAAAAGAATGGAACTACTACTTCCACGCCGACATGGAATTTGACAACCCCGCCCACTTTGAAAAGGGGTTAGGTGAAATATTGCCATTGACCGAACACCTCAAAGTGTTAGGCATTTACAAAAAAGGAAATACACATTAA
- the xylA gene encoding xylose isomerase has product MSITLGNHEYFKGIGKIRYEGPQSDNPLAYRWYDENRLIAGRSMKDWFRFAVSYWHTFCGTGGDPFGPGTKNFPWLTATDAIQCAKDKMDAAFEFITKLGLPYYCFHDIDLVEEGNGVAAYESRMQEIVTYAQQKQQASGVKLLWGTANVFSHPRYMNGAATNPDFAVVAYAGAQVKTALDATIALGGENYVFWGGREGYMTLLNTQMKREQEHLARFLTMARDYARKQGFKGTFFIEPKPCEPTKHQYDYDSATVIGFLRYYGLDQDFKLNIEVNHATLAGHTFQHELQVAADAGMLGSIDANRGDNQNGWDTDQFPMHLNDLTESMLVILEAGGFAGGGVNFDAKTRRNSTDLEDLFHAHIGGIDAFARAAVIAEKVLTQTAYRQYRKNRYASFDTGAGQAFETGGLTLEDLHAIAAAGGAPAQISGKQEWLENLINTCI; this is encoded by the coding sequence ATGAGTATTACATTGGGCAACCACGAATATTTTAAAGGGATTGGTAAAATACGTTATGAAGGTCCACAGTCGGATAATCCGTTGGCCTACCGGTGGTATGATGAAAATCGCCTGATTGCCGGCAGGTCCATGAAAGACTGGTTCCGCTTTGCAGTATCTTACTGGCATACCTTCTGTGGCACTGGTGGAGATCCTTTCGGACCGGGTACCAAAAACTTCCCCTGGCTGACGGCTACCGACGCGATACAATGTGCCAAAGATAAAATGGATGCCGCCTTTGAGTTTATTACCAAACTAGGCCTTCCTTATTATTGTTTTCATGATATCGATCTGGTGGAAGAAGGTAACGGCGTAGCTGCCTATGAAAGCCGTATGCAGGAGATAGTCACCTATGCTCAGCAGAAACAACAAGCCAGTGGGGTAAAGCTGTTGTGGGGCACCGCCAATGTATTCAGCCATCCGCGTTATATGAATGGCGCTGCTACCAATCCGGATTTCGCTGTGGTGGCTTATGCCGGCGCACAGGTAAAAACAGCCCTGGATGCTACCATCGCACTCGGTGGCGAAAACTATGTGTTCTGGGGTGGCCGCGAAGGATATATGACTTTGCTGAATACCCAGATGAAACGGGAACAGGAACACCTGGCCCGCTTCCTGACAATGGCCCGCGATTATGCCCGTAAACAGGGATTCAAAGGCACATTTTTTATTGAGCCTAAACCCTGTGAACCCACCAAACACCAGTACGATTACGATAGCGCCACCGTCATTGGATTCCTGCGTTACTACGGACTGGATCAGGATTTTAAACTTAATATTGAAGTCAATCACGCCACCCTGGCCGGACATACTTTTCAACATGAATTACAGGTAGCCGCAGATGCCGGCATGCTGGGCAGCATCGACGCCAATCGCGGCGATAACCAGAATGGCTGGGATACGGATCAGTTTCCCATGCACCTGAATGACCTGACAGAAAGCATGCTGGTGATACTGGAAGCCGGCGGCTTTGCGGGGGGCGGCGTCAACTTCGATGCTAAAACCCGTCGGAATTCTACAGACCTGGAAGATCTTTTTCATGCCCATATCGGTGGCATCGATGCTTTTGCACGGGCAGCCGTGATAGCAGAAAAAGTACTGACCCAAACAGCGTACAGGCAATACCGTAAGAACCGGTATGCTTCTTTTGATACCGGTGCCGGACAAGCATTTGAAACCGGTGGACTCACGCTGGAAGACCTGCATGCCATTGCCGCAGCAGGAGGTGCGCCGGCACAGATCAGTGGAAAACAGGAATGGCTGGAAAATCTTATCAATACCTGTATATAA
- a CDS encoding sodium/sugar symporter yields the protein MQPNSLHYFDYLVFLVYFVIVAGYGYYIYNRKKKATTDSKDFFLAEGSLTWWAIGASLIASNISAEQFIGMSGSGFNIGLAISTYEWMAAATLIVVAIFFLPIYLKNKIYTMPQFLERRYNQTVSTIMAVFWLLLYVVVNLTSILYLGALAITTISGINFYVCMVALAFLAILITLGGMKVIGYTDVIQVFFLILGGLATTYLALGLVSKHFGGSGVAQGFKLLTEHASDHFHMILQRDNPKYLDLPGLSVLIGGMWIVNLNYWGCNQYITQRALGADLKTARSGLLFAGFLKLLMPVIVVLPGIAAYVLHKEGLYHQEMLKDGSLNPDNAYPVLLNLLPSGLKGLAFAALTAAVVASLAGKANSISTIFSLDIYKKIYNKDADEKKVVGVGRTVVIVTMIIAIVISNFLGIDKKGGFQFIQEYTGFVSPGVFAMFTMGFFWKRTTSSAALFGMIGGLLLSFLLKFMPGWVNLEPLSQIGFAALNPDSGLWEMAFIDRMGVVFVICVIGMVIISLADKKSINNPKGLAIDSSMFKPNLGFTVGALLITGILIALYTVFW from the coding sequence ATGCAACCAAACTCCTTACACTATTTTGACTACCTGGTATTCCTGGTATATTTTGTAATTGTAGCCGGTTACGGTTACTACATCTATAACCGGAAGAAGAAGGCAACGACCGATTCCAAAGACTTCTTCCTCGCGGAAGGTTCGCTGACCTGGTGGGCTATTGGTGCGTCATTGATCGCATCCAATATCTCGGCAGAACAGTTTATCGGGATGTCCGGCAGTGGCTTTAATATAGGTCTTGCCATTTCTACTTATGAATGGATGGCGGCAGCCACCCTGATTGTAGTAGCGATCTTTTTCCTCCCTATCTATTTAAAAAATAAGATCTATACCATGCCCCAGTTTCTGGAACGCAGGTATAATCAAACGGTGAGTACCATCATGGCGGTTTTCTGGCTGCTGTTATATGTGGTGGTAAACCTCACTTCCATCCTGTATCTCGGGGCGTTGGCCATCACCACCATCTCCGGTATTAACTTCTACGTGTGTATGGTCGCACTGGCCTTTTTGGCCATCCTGATTACACTGGGGGGGATGAAGGTAATCGGGTATACAGATGTGATCCAGGTGTTTTTCCTCATCCTCGGCGGATTGGCCACTACTTACCTGGCCCTCGGCCTGGTATCCAAACATTTTGGCGGCAGTGGCGTGGCACAAGGCTTTAAGCTGCTGACAGAACATGCCAGTGATCACTTTCATATGATCCTGCAGCGCGATAATCCGAAATACCTGGACCTGCCGGGACTAAGTGTACTGATTGGCGGTATGTGGATTGTAAACCTCAACTACTGGGGATGTAACCAATACATCACGCAACGTGCGCTGGGAGCGGATCTGAAGACAGCGCGCAGCGGCTTGCTGTTTGCCGGATTCCTGAAATTGCTGATGCCTGTGATCGTAGTATTACCCGGGATTGCTGCCTATGTACTGCACAAGGAAGGATTATACCACCAGGAAATGCTGAAAGATGGCAGCCTGAATCCGGATAACGCCTATCCCGTATTACTGAATCTCTTGCCGTCAGGACTGAAGGGTCTGGCTTTTGCGGCGCTCACCGCAGCGGTAGTAGCCTCATTAGCCGGTAAAGCCAATAGTATTTCCACTATTTTCTCCCTGGATATCTACAAGAAAATTTATAACAAAGATGCCGATGAGAAAAAGGTGGTAGGCGTAGGCCGTACCGTAGTGATTGTGACGATGATCATAGCGATTGTTATTTCCAACTTCCTTGGCATCGATAAAAAAGGTGGTTTTCAGTTCATCCAGGAATATACCGGCTTTGTTTCTCCTGGTGTATTCGCCATGTTTACCATGGGCTTTTTCTGGAAACGCACGACTTCCAGTGCAGCACTCTTTGGTATGATCGGTGGTTTGTTGCTGTCATTCCTCCTGAAATTTATGCCAGGATGGGTAAACCTGGAACCATTGAGCCAGATTGGCTTTGCAGCTTTAAACCCGGATAGCGGTTTGTGGGAAATGGCATTCATCGACCGGATGGGCGTGGTGTTTGTCATCTGTGTTATCGGCATGGTGATCATCTCGCTGGCAGATAAGAAAAGTATTAACAATCCGAAAGGCCTGGCCATCGACAGCAGTATGTTTAAACCCAACCTGGGCTTTACCGTAGGCGCCTTGCTGATCACAGGAATACTGATTGCATTATATACTGTTTTCTGGTAA